The following are encoded together in the Clostridium sp. BJN0013 genome:
- a CDS encoding NAD(P)/FAD-dependent oxidoreductase, translating to MEKYDLVIIGGGPAGLAAAITAKEEGIDDILILERENQMGGILNQCIHSGFGLRAFKKELTGPEYAGEFIDKIKDMKVSYKLNTTVFNLTRNKIITAVNEEEGIIQIKAKSIILSTGCRERPWGIMNILGSKCAGILTAGSAQRFINIEGYMPGKEVVILGSGNVALIVARRIMLEGGKVKAVVERLPYCSGIKKNIIQCLYDFKIPLKLNHTIVDIKGKDRVEGVTIAAIDRNKKVITKSEEYIPCDTLILSVGLFPENELLRSAGVKISNITGGPLINESLATSIEGIFACGNVLHIHDLVDNVTLESINAGKNAAAYIQGKKFNGSKIKILSLYGVKYTVPQYINIENVEKIVNIMFRVTDVFKDRFISVYFDGVREMHVKKKILTPSEMEEVKFTKELLEKYPGCKQITINVQRN from the coding sequence ATGGAAAAATATGATTTGGTGATAATAGGGGGAGGACCAGCAGGATTGGCAGCAGCTATAACTGCAAAAGAAGAAGGTATAGATGATATATTGATACTTGAAAGGGAAAATCAGATGGGAGGAATATTAAATCAATGTATACATAGCGGCTTTGGACTTCGTGCCTTTAAGAAAGAACTTACAGGTCCGGAATATGCGGGGGAATTTATAGATAAAATAAAAGATATGAAAGTTTCATATAAATTAAATACCACTGTATTTAATTTAACCAGGAATAAAATCATAACTGCTGTAAATGAAGAAGAGGGTATAATTCAGATAAAGGCTAAATCTATAATTTTATCCACAGGGTGTAGGGAAAGGCCCTGGGGTATTATGAATATACTTGGTAGTAAATGTGCAGGCATACTTACAGCAGGTTCTGCCCAGAGATTTATAAATATAGAAGGCTATATGCCGGGGAAAGAAGTTGTAATATTGGGTTCTGGAAATGTAGCCCTTATAGTTGCAAGGAGAATTATGTTAGAAGGTGGAAAAGTTAAGGCAGTTGTGGAACGCTTGCCTTATTGCAGTGGGATCAAAAAAAACATAATACAGTGTCTTTATGATTTTAAAATTCCTTTAAAGTTAAATCATACCATAGTAGATATAAAAGGAAAGGACAGAGTAGAAGGGGTAACTATTGCTGCAATAGATAGAAATAAAAAAGTTATTACAAAAAGTGAAGAATATATACCTTGTGATACATTAATCCTATCTGTAGGATTATTTCCAGAAAATGAGCTTTTAAGAAGTGCTGGAGTAAAAATATCAAATATAACTGGCGGCCCTCTGATAAATGAGAGTTTAGCTACAAGTATAGAAGGGATATTTGCCTGTGGCAATGTACTTCATATTCATGATTTAGTTGACAATGTTACCTTGGAAAGTATAAATGCTGGAAAAAATGCGGCAGCATATATACAAGGTAAAAAATTTAATGGCAGTAAAATAAAAATTTTGTCTCTTTATGGTGTTAAATATACGGTCCCCCAGTATATAAATATAGAAAATGTAGAGAAGATAGTAAATATTATGTTCAGGGTTACAGATGTATTTAAAGATAGATTTATATCCGTATATTTTGATGGTGTTAGGGAAATGCACGTTAAAAAGAAAATACTTACCCCGTCAGAAATGGAAGAAGTTAAATTTACTAAAGAGTTATTAGAAAAATATCCTGGATGTAAACAAATAACTATAAATGTACAAAGAAATTGA
- a CDS encoding bifunctional 5,10-methylenetetrahydrofolate dehydrogenase/5,10-methenyltetrahydrofolate cyclohydrolase, with the protein MGLIIKGKPVADAISETLIEKVDNLKIQGIIPELVIVRVGAKASDLAYEKGILKRCDEVGIETCVKEFPENISQKEFIRELRNFNENRNVDAIMIFRPLPKQLDENIIKYVITPEKDIDCFNPINLAKVMTGDNTGFAPCTPCAVMAILKYYNIPIEGKLSVVIGRSMIVGKPMSMLLLNENSTVTTCHSKTVNLDKICSQADILVVGIGKAKFINSRYIKEEAVVIDVGINLDEYGKLCGDVDIKSCESKNVIVTPVPGGVGAVTSSILTQHIVRACKYHNNL; encoded by the coding sequence ATGGGTCTGATAATTAAAGGTAAACCCGTGGCAGATGCTATAAGTGAAACTTTGATTGAAAAAGTGGATAATTTAAAGATACAAGGTATTATTCCTGAACTGGTTATAGTAAGAGTTGGAGCAAAGGCAAGTGACCTTGCTTATGAAAAGGGAATATTAAAGAGATGTGATGAAGTTGGAATAGAAACATGTGTTAAAGAATTTCCTGAAAATATATCACAAAAAGAATTTATCAGGGAATTAAGAAATTTCAATGAAAATAGAAATGTAGATGCAATAATGATATTTAGGCCGTTACCCAAGCAATTAGATGAAAATATTATAAAATATGTAATCACACCTGAAAAAGATATAGATTGTTTTAATCCCATAAATTTGGCTAAAGTAATGACAGGGGATAATACGGGCTTTGCACCTTGTACACCCTGTGCAGTTATGGCAATATTAAAGTATTATAATATTCCTATAGAGGGTAAGCTTTCTGTAGTAATTGGAAGAAGCATGATAGTTGGAAAGCCTATGTCAATGTTACTTTTAAATGAAAATTCCACGGTTACAACATGTCATTCAAAAACTGTTAATTTGGATAAAATTTGTTCCCAAGCTGATATATTGGTGGTAGGTATAGGAAAGGCTAAATTTATAAATTCGAGGTATATTAAAGAAGAGGCTGTGGTTATAGATGTAGGGATAAATTTAGATGAATATGGGAAACTGTGTGGAGATGTAGATATAAAAAGCTGTGAATCAAAAAATGTTATTGTAACGCCAGTTCCAGGAGGAGTGGGGGCAGTTACTTCTTCTATATTGACACAACATATTGTAAGAGCATGTAAATACCACAATAACTTATAA
- a CDS encoding cyclodeaminase/cyclohydrolase family protein yields MKLADESCIDFVKVLGSKNAIPGGGSASALIGAVGVALGSMVCNLTVGKKKYAEYEGKLEFILQKTYKLQRELLNMVDEDAKCFLPLSKAYGMPKDTEEEKIMKEKTLEKYSKDACEVPVNIIKQAYSAIKLHEALVDNCSKLVISDVGVGVQCLKASIIGAQLNVIININCIKDVEYVSKVKSEIEPLIKEGIEIADKVYGEVIDLLSI; encoded by the coding sequence ATGAAATTAGCAGATGAAAGTTGTATAGATTTTGTAAAAGTCTTGGGATCTAAAAATGCAATTCCAGGTGGAGGCAGTGCATCTGCTCTTATAGGGGCTGTAGGAGTGGCACTTGGCAGTATGGTTTGTAATCTTACAGTAGGGAAGAAAAAATATGCAGAATATGAGGGAAAATTAGAATTTATATTACAAAAGACTTATAAGCTGCAGAGAGAACTTTTAAATATGGTAGATGAAGATGCAAAATGTTTTCTCCCTCTTTCCAAAGCTTACGGAATGCCAAAAGATACAGAAGAAGAAAAAATAATGAAAGAGAAGACTTTGGAAAAATATTCAAAAGATGCCTGTGAAGTTCCTGTAAATATTATTAAACAGGCTTATAGTGCAATTAAACTTCATGAAGCTTTAGTGGACAATTGTTCAAAACTTGTAATAAGTGATGTAGGGGTAGGAGTTCAGTGTTTAAAAGCTTCAATTATCGGGGCACAACTTAATGTAATAATCAATATAAATTGTATAAAAGATGTAGAATATGTTAGTAAAGTAAAATCAGAAATAGAACCTTTAATTAAGGAAGGCATTGAAATTGCAGATAAAGTATATGGCGAAGTAATAGATCTACTTTCTATATAG
- a CDS encoding formate--tetrahydrofolate ligase: MNFKSDIQIAQECSMENIKDIAKKLNISEDDIELYGKYKAKIDYNLLKTTKSKNGKLILCTAINPTPAGEGKTTTSIGVADALARLHKSVVVALREPSMGPVFGIKGGAAGGGYAQVVPMEDINLHFTGDIHAMTAVNNLLAALIDNHIYQGNKLNIDPRRVVWKRCVDMNDRQLRFVIDGLGGKVNGIPREDGFDITVASEIMAIFCLSTDINDLKERISRIVVGYTTEGNLVTAHDLKAEGAMAALLKDALKPNLVQTLEGTPAFVHGGPFANIAHGCNSIMATKMAMHFGDYVVTEAGFGADLGAEKFLDIKCRMAGLKPDAVIIVATVRALKYNGGTPKAELNNENLETLEKGIPNLLKHVENITKVFKLPAVVAVNVFPTDTEAELKLVEEKCREFGVSVKLSEVWAKGGEGGIEVAKEVLRLIDEGKDDFQFAYDEKLPIRDKIRTIAQRIYGADDVTFTNQAEKEIDELEKLGFGETPVCIAKTQYSLTDDQNKLGRPTGFKITVRQVTISAGAGFVVAITGSIMKMPGLPKVPAAEKIDVDENGVISGLF; encoded by the coding sequence ATGAATTTTAAATCAGATATACAAATAGCACAGGAATGCAGCATGGAAAACATAAAGGATATTGCAAAAAAATTGAATATTTCTGAAGATGACATTGAATTATATGGGAAATATAAGGCTAAGATTGATTACAATCTTTTAAAAACTACTAAAAGTAAAAATGGAAAGCTTATATTGTGTACAGCTATAAATCCAACACCTGCCGGAGAGGGAAAAACTACTACTTCAATTGGAGTGGCGGATGCCCTGGCGAGACTTCATAAATCTGTAGTTGTTGCACTAAGAGAACCTTCCATGGGACCTGTATTTGGAATAAAAGGAGGAGCTGCTGGAGGGGGATATGCTCAAGTAGTACCTATGGAAGATATAAATTTACATTTTACAGGCGATATACATGCCATGACTGCTGTTAATAATTTATTGGCGGCTCTTATAGACAATCATATATATCAGGGGAATAAACTGAACATAGATCCTAGAAGGGTTGTTTGGAAAAGATGTGTAGATATGAATGACAGACAACTTAGATTTGTAATTGATGGATTAGGTGGAAAGGTGAATGGAATACCCAGAGAAGATGGCTTTGATATAACTGTTGCTTCAGAAATAATGGCTATATTTTGTTTATCAACGGACATAAATGATTTAAAAGAAAGAATTTCTAGAATAGTTGTGGGATATACTACAGAGGGGAATCTTGTAACTGCCCATGACTTAAAGGCTGAAGGAGCTATGGCAGCACTTCTTAAGGATGCTTTGAAACCAAATTTAGTTCAGACACTTGAAGGAACGCCGGCATTTGTACATGGTGGACCTTTTGCCAATATAGCCCACGGATGTAATTCCATAATGGCTACTAAAATGGCAATGCATTTTGGAGATTATGTAGTTACAGAGGCAGGATTTGGTGCTGATCTTGGTGCAGAAAAATTCCTGGATATTAAATGTAGAATGGCAGGATTGAAACCAGATGCAGTAATAATAGTTGCTACGGTAAGGGCACTTAAATATAATGGAGGAACGCCGAAGGCAGAATTAAATAATGAAAATTTAGAAACTCTTGAAAAAGGTATTCCAAATCTGTTAAAGCATGTAGAAAATATAACTAAAGTATTTAAGTTACCTGCAGTGGTAGCAGTGAATGTGTTTCCTACAGATACAGAAGCTGAACTTAAATTGGTAGAAGAGAAGTGTAGAGAATTTGGAGTAAGTGTAAAATTATCAGAAGTTTGGGCAAAAGGCGGCGAAGGTGGAATAGAAGTTGCAAAAGAGGTACTGAGACTTATAGATGAGGGTAAAGATGATTTTCAATTTGCCTATGACGAAAAATTGCCAATTAGGGATAAGATAAGAACTATAGCTCAAAGAATATATGGTGCTGATGACGTTACCTTTACAAATCAGGCGGAAAAGGAAATAGATGAGCTTGAAAAGTTAGGTTTTGGGGAAACACCGGTTTGTATAGCTAAAACTCAATATTCCCTGACAGATGATCAAAATAAGCTTGGAAGACCAACAGGATTTAAAATCACAGTAAGGCAGGTTACAATTTCCGCGGGAGCAGGTTTTGTAGTGGCAATAACTGGTTCCATAATGAAAATGCCAGGGCTTCCGAAAGTTCCTGCCGCTGAAAAAATAGATGTAGATGAAAATGGAGTAATAAGTGGATTGTTTTAA
- a CDS encoding PLP-dependent aminotransferase family protein, with amino-acid sequence MNFKYAHRMKGLNASEIRELLKITQQPEVISFAGGLPAPELFPIDEIKEANRLVLEEDGKGALQYSTTEGYDPLRKWAADRMNRMLGTSFDYENILITHGSQQALDLSGKVFLDEGDIVLCESPTYLAAISAFKAYGCEFIEVPTDEDGMVISELEKILKTTERVKLIYVIPNFQNPTGRTWSIKKRKELSELAAKYNIIVIEDNPYGELCYEGEQLPSAKSFDKSGNVLCLGTFSKIFCPGYRIGWIAGEKEIIKKYVLVKQSTDLQCNTIAQRDIAKYLELYDIDKHIAEILKVYKKRRDLAIKTMEAEFPKEVTFTRPHGGLFMWVQLPENINARDVLEKCLERNVAFVPGGSFFPNGGKENNFRINYSNMPEDKIVKGIKCIGEVLGEFINR; translated from the coding sequence ATGAATTTTAAATATGCCCATAGAATGAAGGGTTTAAATGCTTCTGAAATCAGAGAGCTGTTAAAGATTACTCAACAACCGGAAGTTATATCATTTGCAGGAGGACTTCCAGCACCGGAACTTTTCCCAATTGATGAGATAAAAGAGGCAAACAGACTTGTACTTGAAGAGGATGGAAAAGGTGCACTTCAATATTCAACCACGGAGGGATATGATCCCTTGAGAAAATGGGCTGCAGATAGAATGAATAGAATGCTAGGTACTTCCTTTGATTATGAAAATATATTAATTACACATGGTTCACAACAAGCCCTTGATCTTTCAGGAAAAGTCTTTTTAGATGAAGGAGATATTGTACTATGTGAAAGCCCTACATATCTTGCAGCAATTAGTGCTTTTAAAGCATATGGTTGTGAGTTTATTGAAGTACCTACAGATGAAGATGGTATGGTCATAAGTGAGCTTGAAAAGATACTTAAAACTACTGAAAGAGTTAAACTAATATACGTTATTCCTAATTTTCAAAATCCTACAGGAAGAACCTGGAGTATTAAAAAACGTAAGGAATTATCAGAACTTGCTGCAAAGTATAATATAATTGTTATTGAAGATAATCCCTATGGTGAACTTTGCTATGAAGGTGAGCAATTACCCTCTGCAAAATCATTTGACAAAAGTGGAAATGTTTTATGTCTGGGCACTTTTTCAAAAATATTTTGTCCAGGATATAGAATTGGATGGATTGCAGGAGAAAAAGAGATTATAAAAAAGTATGTATTGGTAAAACAGTCTACTGATCTTCAGTGCAATACAATTGCTCAAAGAGATATTGCAAAGTATCTTGAATTATATGATATTGATAAACATATAGCGGAAATTCTTAAGGTTTATAAAAAAAGGCGTGATTTAGCTATAAAAACAATGGAAGCAGAATTCCCAAAAGAAGTTACGTTTACAAGACCTCATGGTGGATTATTTATGTGGGTTCAACTGCCAGAAAATATAAATGCAAGGGATGTGCTTGAAAAATGTCTTGAAAGGAATGTTGCGTTTGTTCCAGGTGGTTCTTTCTTCCCCAATGGCGGAAAAGAAAATAATTTTAGAATTAACTACTCAAATATGCCAGAGGATAAAATTGTTAAGGGAATAAAATGTATTGGTGAAGTATTGGGGGAATTTATCAATCGGTAA
- a CDS encoding dicarboxylate/amino acid:cation symporter, whose translation MNKFLGGYKFSIVLLGSIIIGAILGIFLGHKASVLKPFGDLFLNLMFMIIIPLVFFSVTSAIANMKGMKRFGKIIGSTFIVFLCTALAASIIGIIGVFIVEPAKGIDYMALKQIVSGSNDSLQQVKHVGVFQQIVNTITVSDFTSLFSKSNMLQLIVFSVLFGISTAALGEKAETVTKFFTAASRVMMEMVRIIMYYAPIGLGCYFASVIGELGPQILQGYLKVFILYIIISVIYYFGFFTLYAFLAGGENAIKIFWKNAAIPTITALATCSSAATIPVNLEFTKKMGVPRDVAETVIPLGANIHKDGSVIGGVMKIAFLFGLLNKNMTSMSSVFSIIFISFLVGAVMAAIPSGGMIGEMLILSIYGFSQGLLPIIMVISVIIDAPATVLNSTGNTVCSMMISRLVEGKEWICNRVG comes from the coding sequence ATGAACAAGTTTCTTGGGGGATATAAATTTTCCATAGTACTGTTGGGCTCAATAATCATAGGTGCAATTTTAGGTATTTTTTTAGGACATAAGGCATCCGTATTAAAACCTTTCGGTGATTTATTTCTAAATCTAATGTTTATGATAATAATACCACTGGTATTTTTTAGTGTTACTTCAGCCATAGCTAATATGAAAGGCATGAAAAGATTCGGTAAAATTATTGGAAGTACATTTATAGTGTTTCTATGTACAGCGCTGGCAGCTTCTATAATAGGGATAATAGGTGTTTTTATAGTAGAGCCTGCAAAAGGTATAGACTATATGGCATTAAAACAAATTGTATCTGGAAGTAATGATTCACTGCAGCAAGTTAAGCACGTAGGAGTTTTCCAGCAGATTGTAAATACTATTACAGTCTCAGATTTTACATCTTTGTTTTCTAAAAGTAATATGCTTCAATTAATCGTGTTTTCAGTGCTCTTTGGCATTTCAACAGCAGCACTTGGAGAAAAAGCAGAAACTGTTACCAAATTTTTTACTGCAGCTTCCCGTGTAATGATGGAGATGGTAAGAATAATAATGTATTATGCGCCTATAGGACTTGGATGTTATTTTGCTTCAGTAATAGGGGAGCTTGGACCTCAAATATTGCAGGGTTATTTAAAAGTTTTTATCCTTTATATAATTATATCTGTTATTTATTATTTTGGTTTCTTTACTTTATATGCCTTTTTAGCAGGGGGGGAAAATGCAATTAAAATATTCTGGAAAAATGCTGCAATCCCTACTATAACAGCTCTTGCCACCTGTTCCAGTGCTGCCACTATTCCTGTTAACCTGGAATTCACAAAAAAGATGGGCGTTCCAAGGGATGTGGCAGAAACAGTGATCCCACTTGGGGCAAATATTCATAAGGATGGTTCTGTAATTGGGGGAGTTATGAAAATTGCTTTTCTATTTGGATTGCTTAATAAGAATATGACTAGTATGTCATCAGTATTTTCTATAATTTTTATATCTTTTTTAGTAGGGGCTGTAATGGCTGCTATTCCTAGTGGAGGCATGATTGGTGAAATGCTCATACTTAGTATATATGGTTTTTCTCAAGGATTACTTCCTATAATTATGGTTATAAGTGTCATTATAGATGCACCGGCTACTGTTTTAAATTCAACGGGAAACACAGTATGTAGTATGATGATATCACGGCTTGTAGAGGGGAAAGAGTGGATTTGTAATAGAGTGGGCTGA
- a CDS encoding AraC family transcriptional regulator — protein sequence MEENKGLKIKRGYLKTDFQIFYLKDQKDISFEFHYHNFDKIVIFIGGNVTYLIEGKSYKLKPWDILLINNNDIHKAIIDPDKTYERIIMWINLDFLIRYNNNCNLLSCFELASKQGFNLLRLEDNWIDIIKKILFDIKDTFKNKDLGYETLRISLLLQFIVYINRLFLKQKNIKELYDIKYDEGINDILNYINGHLDQNLSIDFLSSEFYVSKYYLMHKFKKQTGYTIHAYILQKRLIMSNLLIKNGKSITDACVQSGFGDYSNFIRAFKKMFGVSPNKYYKTYKQ from the coding sequence ATGGAAGAAAATAAAGGTTTAAAGATAAAAAGAGGTTATTTAAAAACTGATTTTCAAATATTTTATTTAAAAGACCAAAAGGATATTTCCTTTGAATTCCACTATCATAATTTTGATAAAATAGTAATATTTATAGGTGGAAATGTAACTTATTTGATAGAAGGTAAATCCTATAAATTAAAGCCCTGGGATATACTTTTAATAAATAACAATGACATACACAAGGCAATTATAGATCCTGATAAAACTTATGAACGCATAATTATGTGGATAAATTTAGATTTTTTAATAAGATATAATAACAATTGTAATCTACTAAGCTGTTTTGAATTAGCTTCAAAACAAGGATTCAATCTTTTGAGGCTAGAAGATAACTGGATTGACATAATAAAAAAAATACTTTTTGATATTAAAGATACTTTTAAAAACAAAGATCTTGGTTATGAAACACTGAGAATTTCTTTACTTTTACAATTTATAGTGTACATTAACAGATTATTTTTAAAACAAAAAAATATTAAAGAATTATATGACATTAAATATGACGAAGGCATAAATGATATTTTAAATTACATAAATGGACATTTAGATCAAAACCTATCTATAGATTTTCTTTCCTCTGAGTTTTATGTAAGTAAATATTATCTGATGCACAAGTTTAAAAAACAAACAGGTTATACAATACATGCATACATACTTCAAAAAAGACTGATCATGTCAAATTTATTAATAAAAAATGGTAAAAGCATAACAGATGCCTGTGTGCAATCGGGATTTGGTGATTATTCTAATTTTATAAGAGCTTTTAAAAAAATGTTTGGAGTTTCTCCAAATAAATATTATAAGACTTATAAGCAGTAG
- a CDS encoding hydroxyacid dehydrogenase, with translation MSYKILITESIEEEGVEYLKKFGYEIKSPKGTSEDVLIEEVKDCDAILVRMANITEKVIRAGKKLKVISRFGVGVNNVDIKTASELSIQITNAPESNRNTVAEYTMGLIIALAKKFFLYDRELRKGNFNIRDILGIDLEGKVLGIVGLGSIGKLLALKASKGFGMKVIGFKRHIDEESKSLDYVELTDSLDYVLENSDFVSLTVPLTKATTRIIGKRELSLMKKDAFLINTARGEVVDNDALCNALLNKQIAGAATDVFDGEIPSKDNPIFKMENVIVTPHSAAHTIEAMKRMSVHAAIGIYEVLSGNKPSWPVNIKNNL, from the coding sequence ATGAGTTACAAAATTTTAATTACAGAAAGTATAGAAGAAGAAGGGGTAGAATATCTAAAAAAGTTCGGGTATGAAATAAAAAGCCCTAAGGGTACCTCCGAGGATGTTCTTATAGAGGAAGTTAAAGATTGTGATGCCATACTTGTTAGAATGGCAAATATCACGGAAAAGGTAATAAGGGCAGGCAAAAAGTTAAAGGTTATCTCAAGGTTTGGTGTAGGTGTAAATAATGTAGACATTAAAACAGCATCGGAGCTTTCCATACAAATTACCAATGCTCCAGAGTCAAATAGAAATACAGTAGCGGAGTATACCATGGGCCTTATTATAGCATTAGCCAAAAAGTTTTTTCTCTATGATAGAGAGTTAAGAAAGGGAAATTTCAATATAAGAGATATTCTAGGCATTGATCTTGAAGGAAAGGTACTTGGAATTGTGGGACTTGGAAGTATAGGAAAACTTCTGGCCTTAAAAGCTTCAAAAGGTTTTGGGATGAAAGTTATAGGCTTTAAACGTCATATTGATGAAGAGTCGAAATCACTGGATTATGTTGAACTTACAGATAGCCTGGATTATGTGCTTGAAAATTCCGATTTTGTAAGTTTAACTGTTCCACTTACTAAAGCTACTACAAGAATTATAGGAAAAAGAGAATTGTCTCTTATGAAAAAGGATGCATTTCTTATAAATACAGCTCGTGGAGAAGTGGTAGATAATGATGCCCTTTGTAATGCTCTTTTAAATAAACAAATTGCAGGGGCGGCAACTGATGTATTTGATGGAGAGATACCTTCAAAGGATAATCCCATTTTTAAGATGGAAAATGTAATTGTAACCCCTCATAGTGCGGCCCATACCATAGAAGCCATGAAAAGAATGTCTGTTCATGCAGCTATTGGCATATATGAGGTCTTAAGTGGGAATAAGCCTTCCTGGCCTGTAAATATCAAAAATAATCTATAA
- a CDS encoding DEAD/DEAH box helicase: MDKLNFKDFQLSNTILESLQKLGYNSPSEVQEKVIPLILKNKDIIVKSQTGSGKTAAFAIPICEKIEIEEKNPQALVLTPTRELALQIKEDFSYIGRLKKINCTAVFGKEPISLQIKKLKQRVHVVTGTPGRILDHIERNTLVLEKIKYLVIDEADEMLSRGFMEQVESVIGSLPKNRTTLLFSATIPDEILKLCNVYMENPLNIEVQCESSVKDRITQVYYKTEAPCKFSLLNKIIYTERPESSMIFCRTKKNVDDLVLQMKAKKYSCEALHGGMLQNERIDKIQSFKRGEFTFLICTDIAARGIDVENITHIINYDIPVERENYIHRIGRTGRFTSDGTAITFVTPKEYPYFKKLEEYFHITIKEGRIPSLEEVETGKKLFYEKLKSTPKRKEDKATKLNRDITKIYISAGKKKKIRPGDVVGTISNIPGVNPEDIGIIDIKDNFSYVDILFGKADIVLEGLQHKTIKGKTIRAEKAQK, encoded by the coding sequence ATGGATAAATTAAATTTTAAAGATTTTCAATTAAGTAATACTATATTAGAATCATTACAAAAACTTGGATATAATTCTCCCTCTGAAGTTCAAGAAAAAGTTATACCCCTAATTTTAAAAAATAAAGACATTATAGTGAAATCGCAAACAGGCAGTGGAAAAACCGCAGCTTTTGCAATACCAATCTGTGAAAAAATAGAAATAGAAGAGAAAAATCCACAGGCATTGGTGCTTACTCCTACAAGAGAACTTGCCCTTCAGATTAAAGAAGATTTTTCATACATTGGAAGGTTAAAAAAGATAAACTGTACTGCTGTATTCGGCAAGGAACCTATAAGCCTTCAAATAAAAAAACTAAAACAGAGAGTTCATGTGGTAACTGGAACCCCAGGAAGAATTTTGGATCATATAGAAAGAAATACTTTAGTCCTTGAAAAAATAAAATATTTAGTTATAGATGAAGCAGATGAAATGCTAAGTAGAGGATTTATGGAACAGGTGGAATCCGTTATAGGCAGTCTTCCTAAGAATAGAACTACTCTTCTCTTTTCTGCAACTATCCCTGATGAAATACTAAAATTATGCAATGTGTATATGGAAAATCCACTCAACATAGAGGTTCAGTGTGAAAGCTCAGTAAAAGACAGAATAACACAAGTTTATTACAAGACAGAAGCTCCTTGTAAATTTTCTCTGTTAAATAAAATAATATACACTGAAAGACCTGAAAGTTCCATGATATTCTGCAGAACTAAGAAGAATGTAGATGATTTAGTTCTACAGATGAAAGCTAAAAAGTATTCCTGTGAGGCTCTTCATGGAGGAATGCTTCAAAATGAAAGAATTGATAAAATCCAGAGCTTTAAAAGAGGGGAATTTACTTTTCTTATATGTACAGATATAGCTGCCAGAGGAATTGATGTGGAAAATATAACCCATATAATAAATTATGATATACCTGTAGAAAGAGAAAACTATATTCATAGAATAGGACGGACAGGACGTTTTACAAGTGATGGAACTGCCATAACTTTTGTTACCCCTAAAGAATATCCCTATTTTAAAAAATTAGAAGAATATTTTCATATTACTATTAAAGAAGGCAGGATTCCCTCTTTAGAAGAAGTTGAAACAGGAAAAAAGCTATTTTATGAAAAACTTAAATCTACACCTAAACGGAAAGAAGACAAAGCAACAAAATTAAACAGAGATATTACAAAAATATATATAAGTGCAGGTAAAAAGAAAAAAATACGACCTGGAGATGTAGTAGGTACTATTTCAAATATTCCCGGGGTAAATCCCGAAGACATTGGAATAATAGACATAAAAGATAATTTCTCCTACGTGGATATACTTTTTGGCAAGGCCGATATAGTTCTTGAAGGACTTCAACATAAAACCATAAAGGGTAAAACAATACGAGCTGAAAAGGCTCAAAAGTAG